In Leucoraja erinacea ecotype New England unplaced genomic scaffold, Leri_hhj_1 Leri_1303S, whole genome shotgun sequence, one genomic interval encodes:
- the LOC129715655 gene encoding probable G-protein coupled receptor 139 has translation MTVIFQIERIYYPVLAVVGVTVNFMAIVILRRGKCGLSKCITRYLVAMSAADLLLVVLNVILNRINNIHFPVTFLFVTPICAIKVVLLAAAIDCSVWFTVAFTFDRYVAICCQKLKPRYCTQQTAVVVLGAVSAVGCLRCILWYFVFVPSVIIDNVPWFCALTPHYFTSSLWTVYEWIDSFLTPLFPIALILVFNALTVRNIVTANRLRKGLRANSKGENRADPEAENRRKSIILLFALSANFILMWVTYVVHSLTWPVVNYNYTDKNLSNPIYIVQQTGFMLNLLSSCTNTCIYALTQAKFREELKNGVFKLHQSLLMMYQTADNTDIESPSQLIVFHIFPITNVDYSRH, from the exons ATGACAGTAATCTTCCAGATCGAGCGCATTTACTACCCTGTACTTGCAGTCGTTGGAGTTACCG TTAACTTcatggcgattgtgatcctgagACGAGGGAAATGTGGGCTTTCCAAATGCATCACCCGTTACCTGGTGGCGATGTCAGCAGCTGATCTATTATTGGTCGTTTTGAATGTAATCCTCAATCGAATTAATAACATCCATTTCCCTGTGACATTCCTGTTCGTAACTCCGATATGTGCCATAAAGGTTGTCTTGTTAGCGGCTGCTATAGACTGCTCTGTCTGGTTCACAGTCGCGTTCACATTTGACCGATACGTGGCCATTTGCTGTCAGAAGCTCAAACCGCGATACTGCACCCAACAAACGGCGGTGGTGGTTTTGGGAGCAGTGAGTGCTGTGGGATGTTTGCGATGCATTCTCTGGTATTTTGTATTTGTCCCTTCTGTTATTATTGACAACGTCCCTTGGTTTTGCGCTCTAACGCCACATTATTTCACATCATCTTTATGGACTGTGTACGAGTGGATTGACAGTTTTCTAACGCCGCTGTTTCCGATCGCACTGATCCTGGTGTTTAACGCTCTGACTGTCAGGAACATTGTCACAGCCAATCGCCTCCGCAAAGGACTCCGCGCCAACAGCAAGGGAGAGAACCGCGCTGACCCAGAGGCGGAGAACAGGAGGAAATCCATCATCTTACTCTTTGCTTTGTCTGCCAATTTTATACTGATGTGGGTCACCTATGTTGTACATTCCTTAACCTGGCCGGTTGTAAACTATAATTATACGGACAAAAACCTTAGTAATCCAATCTACATTGTCCAACAGACTGGATTCATGCTGAACCTTCTCAGTTCATGTACTAACACGTGTATTTATGCTCTAACCCAGGCTAAATTCAGGGAGGAGTTGAAGAATGGG GTTTTTAAACTTCATCAGTCATTGCTTATGATGTACCAGACTGCCGACAACACTGACATTGAATCACCGTCCCAGCTGATTGTCTTCCATATTTTTCCCATTACAAACGTAGATTATTCCCGCCACTAA